From Impatiens glandulifera chromosome 7, dImpGla2.1, whole genome shotgun sequence:
CCCACTCGCCGCTACAAACCGGCGGCAACCGGTGAATACTCGCCGTAGAAATCAGAAACTCCGGTAGCCGCCCACAGTCGTTCATTAAACGATTCCTGCATATCATCCGGCACGAACTGGGTCCTACAGAGTGGACATGTCCGTTGATCATGGTCCATCCAACGGTCAAGGCAACTCCGATGGAATATATGTCGGCAGTTCGTCAGTTGTCGGATCTCGTCACAACAATCAAACTCGTACAAACAGACAGCACAGCTCTCCGCCGCCGGTGGGTGTTCCAGATCGGAGAATCTCACCACCGGAAGAAGTTCCCTGATCAGGGCAGCCGACAAAGATTTGTGTTGGGGCTCCGGTGGGAATTCCTCCGACCGATTTGTCCATGTCACTTCTGGATTTAGGAAATCCCCAAATCCGATTGATTGAAAAATGGTTGAAATTAGGGTTCTTATAAAACCCAAAACAGAGAGTGTGTGAAGAAGAAGCTTGGGAAGTA
This genomic window contains:
- the LOC124945506 gene encoding brassinosteroid-responsive RING protein 1-like gives rise to the protein MGFPVGYTELLLPKLLLHTLSVLGFIRTLISTIFQSIGFGDFLNPEVTWTNRSEEFPPEPQHKSLSAALIRELLPVVRFSDLEHPPAAESCAVCLYEFDCCDEIRQLTNCRHIFHRSCLDRWMDHDQRTCPLCRTQFVPDDMQESFNERLWAATGVSDFYGEYSPVAAGL